A portion of the Fibrobacterota bacterium genome contains these proteins:
- the asnB gene encoding asparagine synthase (glutamine-hydrolyzing), translating into MCGIAGFVYPDRRPPDPEVLRAMTRALIHRGPDEEGYHAEPGIALGQRRLSIIDLAGGRQPIYNEDGTIAVVFNGEIFDYVEIRAELEALGHRFKTKTDTEVIVHGYEEWGLDFPNHLNGQFAIAVWDEPKRRLILARDRVGIRPLFHATAPDGALLFASEMKALFRYPGLNAEMDPRGLGQIFTFWANIPPRTVFKGVSELPPGHVLVAEAGSMRIHAYWKHRFPDRGGYEDHPESWWIERLRALLHDATALQLRADVPVGSYLSGGLDSSIIASLVKRHHNPGLTTFSVGFADPAYDERAYQKQMAEFLGTDHHIMEVDYADIGEAFSDVVRFAEKPMTRTAPAPLMSLSGLVRKHGMKVVLTGEGADEIFGGYNIFREDKIRRFWARSPEAVWRSLPLSGLYGYVAKNAAAGAFWRQFFKRGLTDVDHPYYSHLIRWRNTGWIKGLFAPAFRESLGTEEELIADLDAYVDPEMRRWHPLCRAQYLEMAVFMSGYLLCSQGDRMLMAHSVEGRFPFLDHRLIEFAATIPPKYKVKTLTEKYILKQAYADVLPPAIVNRPKHPYRAPISRCFSDPGKNLAASLLTPEALQATGYFDPQAATRLLDKARQSESGHLGEREEMGVVAMASTQLLHHHFLS; encoded by the coding sequence ATGTGCGGAATCGCCGGATTCGTCTATCCCGACAGGCGCCCTCCCGATCCCGAGGTCTTGAGGGCGATGACCCGCGCCCTCATCCATCGCGGCCCGGACGAGGAAGGCTACCATGCCGAGCCCGGGATTGCCCTGGGCCAGCGGCGCTTGTCCATTATCGACCTGGCCGGCGGCCGTCAACCCATCTACAACGAGGATGGTACCATTGCCGTGGTCTTCAACGGGGAAATCTTCGATTACGTCGAGATCCGGGCCGAGCTGGAGGCGCTGGGCCACCGCTTCAAGACCAAGACGGATACCGAGGTCATCGTCCATGGCTACGAGGAATGGGGCCTGGATTTCCCCAACCATCTCAACGGCCAATTCGCCATCGCCGTCTGGGACGAGCCTAAGCGCCGCCTGATCCTGGCGCGCGACCGGGTGGGCATCCGGCCCCTCTTCCATGCCACCGCTCCGGACGGAGCCCTCCTGTTCGCCTCCGAAATGAAGGCGTTGTTCCGCTATCCCGGCCTTAATGCGGAAATGGATCCCCGCGGCCTGGGGCAAATCTTCACCTTCTGGGCCAACATCCCGCCCCGCACCGTATTCAAAGGAGTCTCGGAACTACCTCCCGGCCACGTGCTGGTCGCGGAAGCGGGATCGATGCGCATCCACGCCTATTGGAAGCACCGTTTCCCCGATCGCGGCGGCTATGAGGATCACCCGGAATCGTGGTGGATCGAGCGCCTGCGCGCCTTGCTGCACGATGCGACCGCCTTGCAACTCCGCGCGGACGTGCCGGTCGGCTCCTACCTGAGCGGGGGCCTGGATTCCTCCATCATCGCCTCCTTGGTGAAGCGCCACCATAATCCCGGCCTCACCACCTTTTCCGTCGGCTTCGCCGATCCGGCCTACGACGAGCGGGCCTACCAGAAGCAGATGGCGGAGTTCCTCGGCACGGATCACCATATCATGGAGGTCGATTACGCCGATATCGGCGAAGCCTTTTCCGACGTGGTCCGCTTCGCGGAAAAACCGATGACGCGTACGGCCCCCGCCCCGTTGATGTCGCTTTCGGGTCTGGTACGCAAGCACGGCATGAAGGTGGTCCTGACCGGGGAAGGGGCGGACGAGATCTTCGGCGGCTACAATATCTTCCGGGAGGATAAGATCCGCCGTTTCTGGGCGCGCAGCCCGGAAGCGGTCTGGCGCTCCCTGCCGCTTTCGGGCCTATACGGGTACGTGGCGAAGAACGCCGCGGCCGGCGCCTTCTGGCGCCAGTTCTTTAAGCGCGGCCTCACCGACGTCGATCATCCTTATTACTCGCATCTGATCCGCTGGCGCAATACCGGTTGGATCAAGGGCCTGTTCGCTCCCGCCTTCCGCGAAAGCCTGGGGACGGAGGAGGAACTGATCGCCGATCTGGACGCCTACGTCGATCCCGAGATGCGCCGCTGGCATCCGCTCTGCCGCGCGCAATACCTGGAGATGGCGGTATTCATGTCGGGCTATCTGCTCTGCTCGCAAGGCGACCGCATGCTGATGGCGCATTCGGTGGAAGGGCGCTTCCCTTTCCTCGACCATCGCCTGATCGAATTCGCGGCCACCATCCCGCCCAAGTACAAGGTGAAGACCTTGACCGAGAAGTACATCCTCAAGCAGGCCTACGCCGACGTGCTGCCCCCCGCCATCGTGAATCGGCCCAAGCATCCCTACCGGGCCCCGATCAGCCGTTGCTTTTCCGATCCGGGCAAGAACCTGGCCGCCTCGCTATTGACCCCGGAGGCGCTCCAGGCCACGGGCTATTTCGACCCGCAAGCGGCGACGCGGCTTCTGGACAAGGCCCGTCAGAGCGAAAGCGGCCATCTCGGCGAACGCGAAGAGATGGGGGTGGTGGCCATGGCCTCCACCCAATTGCTGCACCATCATTTTTTGTCCTAA
- a CDS encoding FemAB family PEP-CTERM system-associated protein translates to MPIQTWTPKSPLSGNDAAAWDAYVAGHAGGTVFHSTTWLEILDRSYRRPYHHFAVKEDGRIRGLVSVYRVRGLSGKKSLYSLPFTAYGGVLADDAAVARQLHDACLEEARKEGAGMVHLRNTVASGLDLPTSDLNVQFSKPLPDTEEACLESIPRKSRATVRKAIQNHGLAYVVNRDVDLLWHLHAVNLKKLGTPVFPKSFFRAIMEAMGEKADILFVLQKGKAVAGVMNFYFRDICNPYFSGSLPESNSTGANNYMYYALMCHGLKRGCKRFDFGKSRRGSGSFDFKKNMGFEPQPLPFQFIFNTRSELPTFNPSNPKLARLLDIWSRQPLWTSKLAGPFLNRFLP, encoded by the coding sequence TTGCCCATCCAGACCTGGACTCCCAAATCCCCTCTTAGCGGCAATGACGCCGCCGCGTGGGACGCTTATGTGGCCGGCCATGCGGGCGGCACCGTTTTCCACTCTACCACGTGGCTGGAAATCCTGGACCGTAGTTACCGGCGTCCCTACCATCACTTCGCGGTGAAAGAGGACGGGCGCATCCGCGGATTGGTGAGCGTGTACCGGGTGCGCGGCCTTTCGGGAAAGAAAAGCCTGTACTCCTTGCCCTTCACCGCCTACGGGGGCGTCCTGGCCGACGATGCGGCCGTGGCGCGTCAGCTCCACGACGCCTGCCTGGAAGAGGCGCGGAAGGAGGGCGCGGGCATGGTCCATCTTCGCAACACGGTGGCTTCGGGGCTGGACTTGCCCACTTCCGATCTCAACGTGCAATTCTCCAAGCCCCTCCCCGATACCGAAGAGGCCTGCCTGGAATCCATTCCGCGCAAGTCGCGGGCCACGGTGCGCAAGGCCATCCAGAACCATGGCCTCGCTTACGTCGTCAATCGCGACGTCGATCTGTTGTGGCATCTGCATGCCGTGAATCTCAAGAAGCTGGGGACGCCCGTTTTCCCCAAATCCTTCTTCCGCGCCATCATGGAAGCGATGGGCGAAAAGGCCGACATCCTATTCGTCCTCCAGAAGGGCAAGGCGGTGGCCGGCGTGATGAACTTCTACTTCCGCGACATCTGTAACCCCTACTTCTCCGGCTCCCTTCCGGAATCCAATTCCACCGGCGCCAACAATTACATGTATTACGCGCTCATGTGCCACGGCCTGAAGAGGGGATGCAAGCGATTCGACTTCGGCAAAAGCCGGCGCGGCAGCGGATCCTTCGACTTCAAGAAGAACATGGGTTTCGAGCCGCAACCCTTGCCGTTCCAATTCATCTTCAACACCCGCAGCGAGCTGCCCACTTTCAACCCATCCAACCCCAAGCTCGCCCGGTTGCTGGATATCTGGTCCCGCCAACCGCTCTGGACCTCCAAGCTCGCCGGCCCTTTCCTGAACCGTTTCCTGCCTTGA
- a CDS encoding acyl carrier protein: MGFTSDQVKSALRDFVAGNFLLGKDAKTIGDQDSFLDSGLVDSTGILEFVGFLEEKWNISVADEELLPENFDTLQNLTAFVLRKAAKA; this comes from the coding sequence ATGGGTTTCACATCCGATCAGGTCAAGTCCGCTTTGCGGGATTTCGTGGCCGGGAATTTCCTGCTCGGGAAGGACGCCAAGACGATTGGCGATCAGGATTCGTTCCTGGACAGCGGCTTGGTGGATTCGACAGGAATCCTGGAGTTCGTCGGATTCCTGGAAGAAAAGTGGAACATCTCCGTCGCCGACGAAGAATTGTTGCCCGAGAATTTCGACACTCTGCAGAACCTGACCGCGTTCGTACTCCGCAAAGCCGCGAAAGCCTGA
- a CDS encoding PEP-CTERM sorting domain-containing protein has product MTQPGDDGSDARIAATADLDRNANPIPAVPEPGSLAMLGAGALGLLAARGLLKDQ; this is encoded by the coding sequence GTGACACAGCCAGGCGATGACGGATCGGATGCGCGGATTGCCGCCACCGCGGACTTGGACCGGAACGCGAACCCTATCCCGGCAGTACCCGAGCCGGGATCTTTGGCGATGCTGGGGGCGGGAGCGTTAGGCCTTTTGGCTGCGCGCGGACTGCTCAAGGATCAATAA
- a CDS encoding TIGR03087 family PEP-CTERM/XrtA system glycosyltransferase: MSSPRLLYIAHRIPYPPNKGDKIRSYNEVLFLSKRYEVDLVCFLEGPEDIKHLRVLQDLCRTATGFYRGPLLKAWRLFTGFLTARPLSVAIYDHGAMRAKIRRLIGEHEYARIVVFSSQMAQYIPDERLPGTVLDYCDVDSHKWDNYADRLPVYFAWFYRLEARRLFAFENAASRLALATLFITPAERQIYLGLGGQGNLLVMGNGVDTTYFVPSEAGDGKPEGGAQGGEAPRGGAPRPEPGRILFTGAMDYFPNEEGVAWFAKEVFPYVLKDHPHARFVIAGSNPTARVRALARVDGVDVTGFVPDMRAEQAKAHIVVVPLRIARGMQNKVLEAMSSGKAVVVGKAAMGGIHAEHGRDLFVAETPAEFRSCLGRLLSDPSMVESMGKAARAYIVEHLSWERNLEHDLLPLLAGSTAPGP, translated from the coding sequence ATGTCCTCCCCCCGCCTCCTCTACATCGCCCACCGCATCCCCTATCCTCCCAACAAAGGGGATAAGATCCGGTCATACAACGAGGTGCTTTTCCTTTCCAAGCGTTACGAAGTCGATCTGGTTTGCTTTCTGGAGGGCCCGGAGGACATCAAACACCTTAGGGTACTGCAAGATCTCTGCCGCACGGCCACCGGCTTCTATCGCGGCCCGCTCCTCAAGGCCTGGCGCCTGTTCACGGGCTTCCTGACCGCCCGGCCGTTGAGCGTGGCCATTTACGATCATGGGGCGATGCGCGCCAAGATCCGCCGCCTTATCGGCGAGCACGAATACGCCCGCATCGTGGTCTTCTCGAGCCAGATGGCCCAATACATCCCGGACGAACGCCTCCCCGGCACGGTGCTCGATTATTGCGACGTGGACTCGCACAAGTGGGACAATTACGCCGATCGCCTGCCCGTCTATTTCGCCTGGTTCTACCGCCTGGAGGCCCGCCGCCTCTTCGCCTTCGAGAATGCCGCCAGCCGCCTGGCCCTGGCCACCCTGTTCATCACGCCCGCCGAGCGCCAGATCTACCTGGGGTTGGGCGGCCAAGGCAATCTCCTGGTGATGGGGAACGGCGTCGATACCACCTACTTCGTCCCGAGCGAAGCCGGGGACGGTAAACCTGAAGGCGGAGCGCAGGGAGGCGAGGCGCCTCGGGGCGGAGCGCCCCGGCCCGAACCGGGCCGCATCCTCTTCACCGGGGCCATGGATTATTTCCCCAACGAAGAAGGCGTGGCCTGGTTCGCCAAAGAAGTATTCCCGTACGTGCTCAAGGATCATCCCCATGCGCGCTTCGTGATCGCCGGCAGCAATCCCACCGCGCGGGTCCGGGCCCTGGCCCGCGTCGACGGCGTGGACGTGACCGGTTTCGTGCCGGATATGCGCGCCGAACAGGCGAAGGCGCATATCGTGGTAGTGCCCTTGCGCATCGCGCGCGGCATGCAGAACAAGGTCCTGGAAGCCATGTCCAGCGGCAAGGCCGTGGTGGTGGGCAAGGCCGCCATGGGCGGCATCCACGCCGAGCATGGCCGCGATCTCTTCGTAGCCGAAACGCCGGCGGAATTCCGGTCTTGCCTGGGCCGCCTGCTATCCGATCCCTCCATGGTGGAGTCGATGGGCAAAGCGGCGCGCGCCTATATCGTCGAGCATCTGTCGTGGGAAAGGAATCTGGAACACGACCTGCTCCCGTTGCTGGCCGGAAGCACCGCTCCCGGCCCCTAA
- the lhgO gene encoding L-2-hydroxyglutarate oxidase — MGERADVIIAGGGIVGLATAFRLLEAHPGRKVLVLEKEAGVARHQTGHNSGVIHSGIYYKPGSFKARLCRRGYAQMVEFCRARSIPHEICGKIVVALSDAELPQLETLRQRAEANGLRGVRVLEKESIAEREPHAGGIRALHVPETGIVDYKKVSEALAAGIRSLGGEVRLSSRVDSLRDLPDAKVVGAGEAEFSAGFFINCGGLMSDRLARLDGLDPKIAIVPFRGEYYDLSPAAAPLVRNLIYPVPDPAFPFLGVHFTRMIGGGIECGPNAVLAFKREGYRKSDLDARDLAEVLLNPGFRKLAARHWRMGLGEFHRSFSKAAFVKALQRLLPEVRAEMLTPAGAGVRAQALKRDGSLVDDFAFAEGKRSLHVLNAPSPAATASLAIGEEIVSRYTAATR, encoded by the coding sequence TTGCTGGAGGCCCATCCCGGCCGCAAGGTGCTGGTTCTGGAGAAGGAAGCCGGCGTGGCGCGCCACCAGACGGGGCATAATAGCGGCGTCATCCATTCCGGCATCTACTATAAGCCGGGAAGCTTCAAGGCCCGGCTGTGCCGCCGCGGCTACGCGCAGATGGTGGAGTTCTGCCGAGCGAGAAGCATCCCCCACGAGATCTGCGGCAAGATCGTGGTCGCGCTTTCCGATGCCGAGCTGCCCCAACTGGAAACCTTGCGGCAGCGGGCGGAGGCCAACGGGCTGCGCGGGGTGCGCGTGCTGGAAAAGGAATCCATCGCCGAGCGGGAACCGCATGCGGGGGGCATCCGGGCCTTGCACGTGCCCGAGACCGGCATCGTGGACTATAAAAAGGTGTCGGAGGCCCTGGCCGCCGGGATCCGTTCCCTGGGCGGCGAGGTGCGGCTTTCGAGCCGTGTGGATTCGTTGCGCGATCTGCCCGACGCCAAGGTGGTGGGCGCGGGAGAGGCGGAGTTCTCCGCCGGCTTCTTCATCAATTGCGGCGGCCTCATGAGCGACCGCTTGGCGCGTCTGGACGGGCTCGATCCCAAGATCGCCATCGTCCCTTTCCGCGGCGAGTATTACGACTTGTCCCCCGCCGCCGCCCCGCTGGTGCGGAACCTCATCTATCCGGTTCCCGATCCCGCCTTCCCCTTCCTGGGCGTGCACTTCACGCGCATGATCGGCGGAGGCATCGAATGCGGCCCCAACGCCGTGTTGGCCTTCAAGCGCGAAGGCTACCGGAAGTCCGATCTCGATGCGCGCGATTTGGCCGAGGTGCTGCTGAACCCCGGCTTCCGCAAGCTGGCCGCGCGCCATTGGCGCATGGGCCTGGGCGAATTCCATCGCTCGTTCTCCAAGGCCGCCTTCGTGAAAGCCCTGCAACGCCTCTTACCCGAAGTACGCGCGGAGATGCTGACGCCTGCCGGCGCGGGCGTGAGGGCCCAAGCCCTCAAGCGCGACGGATCCCTCGTCGACGATTTCGCCTTCGCGGAAGGCAAACGCAGCCTGCACGTCCTCAACGCCCCCTCCCCCGCCGCCACCGCCTCCCTGGCCATCGGCGAAGAAATCGTCTCCCGCTACACCGCCGCTACCCGCTGA
- a CDS encoding peptide chain release factor N(5)-glutamine methyltransferase: protein MTDLSGFDAAAEARLSELQSFWSPAPDMPEETAETVLKALWLAAAGSPASAVRAATLPLPPLDDAAQARLSALFERKRAGEPLAHLTGRQDFLGLELLAGPEALIARKETEILARAALGKLKAMAGRELLVLEPCTGSGNVALAIAAGEPRARIFASDLSPEAVGLARRNLEVTGAGRGGDGTGLRVEFRVGDLLSPFEEERFQGSADLVACNPPYISSAKVPDLPNAIAREPSMAFDGGPFGVSILMKLIKQAPRFLKPGGWLCFEAGLGQGEPMAKQLRRSSDYDLVETACDEAGAVRALMARRSA from the coding sequence ATGACCGACCTTTCCGGCTTCGATGCGGCAGCCGAGGCCCGCCTTTCCGAGCTGCAATCCTTTTGGTCCCCGGCCCCTGACATGCCCGAGGAAACAGCGGAAACGGTTTTGAAGGCCTTGTGGCTGGCCGCCGCGGGAAGCCCCGCCTCGGCGGTGCGCGCGGCCACCCTGCCCTTGCCCCCTCTCGACGACGCGGCCCAGGCTCGCCTCTCGGCCCTGTTCGAGCGCAAGCGCGCGGGCGAGCCCCTGGCCCACCTTACCGGCCGGCAGGACTTCCTGGGCCTGGAGCTTTTGGCCGGGCCCGAGGCCCTCATCGCCCGCAAGGAAACGGAAATCCTGGCGCGCGCCGCCTTAGGCAAACTGAAGGCCATGGCCGGCCGGGAATTGCTGGTGCTCGAACCCTGCACCGGCAGCGGCAACGTGGCGCTGGCCATCGCGGCGGGCGAACCGCGCGCCCGCATCTTCGCCTCCGATCTTTCCCCCGAGGCCGTCGGCCTCGCCCGGCGTAACCTGGAGGTTACGGGTGCGGGCCGCGGGGGGGACGGGACGGGCCTCCGGGTGGAGTTCCGGGTCGGCGATTTGCTCTCCCCTTTCGAAGAGGAACGCTTCCAGGGCAGCGCCGATCTGGTCGCCTGCAACCCTCCGTACATCTCTTCCGCCAAGGTGCCCGATCTTCCAAACGCGATCGCCCGCGAGCCCTCCATGGCTTTCGACGGCGGCCCTTTCGGGGTATCCATCCTGATGAAGCTGATCAAGCAGGCCCCGCGCTTCCTGAAGCCCGGCGGCTGGCTTTGTTTCGAAGCCGGATTGGGCCAAGGCGAACCGATGGCCAAGCAATTGCGCCGCTCCTCCGACTACGATCTGGTGGAAACCGCCTGCGACGAGGCGGGGGCCGTGCGGGCGCTCATGGCGCGCAGATCGGCTTAG
- a CDS encoding PQQ-dependent sugar dehydrogenase, producing the protein MSKSFLPPAFFLSILLIAFAPVRAAFTTPACSDWKPGEFRYAKLISQGTTDSTLNEPLKLATALRGDGKVDVYFIERHGKVKRWNPDDSTVSTLLSLNTWTDSPDKVDSTGPDAETGMEAIALDPGFGKNHRIFLRYEPWDKPVYRISRFEVDGDSIPMASEKVILEIPYVREHTHLQAIVLGGAGMAFDPDGNLLINVGANTELSPSVNEKYRDFSAEYTSSYLRNLRGAILRIHPDDSPKGYTIPKGNFAEYYSDWFKQKGQDSLAGVYADTSMVKPEIYIKGVRNPYSITVDPVRGWVTWGEFGPNRMGMTRVEEDNVAMHPVYGGYPYWAGKNEFLLEGMHPWVDNNPDPKAPMNNSVWNDGPKTLPPADTPRYAYSNLLNYGFLVGNHPTVGPFYHYDPESPSTIKFPPHFDKAWFLAERATKSLRVLQLDETGSYVIDSVMVSADQQLSRPLDVEQGADGAIYVVDYGDGWHSTSPNTQIGRFEYTGSCHPGASEAIRRLPGRQPDIRLGARSLEIREAGSHVVREKDLKGREIGIWRGTGPQTYSLGRPGQGVSIITITFPESGKIVTGITVSP; encoded by the coding sequence ATGTCCAAATCGTTCTTGCCGCCGGCGTTCTTCCTGTCCATTTTGCTCATCGCTTTCGCGCCCGTGCGGGCGGCCTTCACGACCCCGGCGTGTTCCGATTGGAAGCCGGGCGAATTCCGTTACGCCAAGCTGATCAGCCAAGGGACGACCGATTCCACCTTGAATGAACCCCTGAAGCTGGCCACCGCCCTGCGCGGGGACGGCAAGGTGGACGTCTACTTCATCGAGCGGCATGGCAAGGTGAAGCGATGGAACCCCGATGACAGCACGGTCAGCACCTTGCTCTCCCTGAACACCTGGACGGATTCCCCCGACAAGGTCGATAGTACCGGTCCGGATGCCGAAACGGGCATGGAAGCCATCGCCCTCGATCCCGGCTTCGGCAAGAACCATCGCATCTTTCTCCGCTACGAGCCCTGGGACAAACCGGTATACCGCATCTCGCGTTTCGAAGTGGACGGCGACTCCATCCCCATGGCTTCGGAAAAGGTGATCCTGGAGATCCCCTATGTCCGTGAACATACCCACTTGCAGGCGATAGTGCTGGGCGGCGCGGGCATGGCCTTCGATCCGGACGGCAACCTCCTCATCAACGTCGGCGCCAATACCGAGCTTTCGCCTTCGGTGAACGAGAAGTACCGCGATTTCAGCGCCGAGTATACCTCTTCCTATCTGCGCAATCTGCGCGGAGCGATCCTGCGCATCCATCCCGACGATTCGCCCAAAGGCTATACCATCCCCAAAGGCAATTTCGCCGAATACTACTCGGATTGGTTCAAGCAGAAGGGGCAGGACAGCCTGGCCGGCGTCTATGCCGACACGTCCATGGTGAAGCCGGAGATCTACATCAAAGGCGTCCGCAATCCCTACTCCATCACCGTCGATCCCGTGCGGGGCTGGGTGACCTGGGGCGAGTTCGGCCCCAACCGCATGGGCATGACCCGCGTCGAAGAGGACAATGTCGCCATGCATCCCGTCTACGGAGGCTATCCCTATTGGGCCGGCAAGAACGAGTTCCTGCTCGAAGGCATGCATCCGTGGGTGGATAACAATCCCGATCCCAAAGCGCCGATGAACAATTCGGTCTGGAACGACGGGCCCAAAACCCTGCCGCCCGCCGATACCCCGCGCTACGCTTACAGCAACCTGCTCAACTACGGATTCCTGGTCGGCAACCATCCCACCGTAGGCCCGTTCTACCATTACGACCCGGAATCGCCTTCGACTATCAAGTTCCCGCCGCATTTCGACAAGGCCTGGTTCCTGGCCGAACGGGCTACCAAAAGCCTCCGCGTGCTGCAATTGGACGAAACCGGATCTTACGTGATCGATTCGGTTATGGTTAGCGCGGACCAGCAATTGAGCCGTCCCCTGGATGTGGAACAAGGCGCGGATGGGGCAATTTATGTGGTCGATTACGGGGACGGTTGGCACTCAACCTCCCCGAATACCCAGATTGGCCGCTTCGAGTACACGGGGTCCTGCCATCCGGGGGCTTCCGAAGCGATCCGCAGGCTCCCGGGCCGGCAACCGGACATCCGCTTGGGCGCGCGGTCATTGGAAATCCGTGAAGCGGGCAGTCATGTAGTGCGCGAGAAGGACCTGAAAGGGCGTGAAATCGGGATTTGGCGCGGTACAGGGCCCCAAACCTACTCTTTGGGCAGGCCGGGTCAAGGTGTGAGCATCATCACCATAACCTTCCCGGAATCAGGAAAGATTGTGACGGGGATTACAGTTTCACCGTGA
- a CDS encoding AMP-binding protein, translating to MDHRYQRLLHDSLLDSSTRFPSKTALVVEGKPYRYDNLREQACNLASFLCREGLQRGDRVAIYMDNTWPCVVSIFAILMAGGTFVVVNPQTKPDKLRFILNDCGARFLFSDGHIATAFVEALADAPSIQSVIASGTLPAACPRPLIAFDSAVATPAGKLPSQIIPLDLAALIYTSGSTGNPKGVMMTHQAMTFTAGSLIEYLRLRDTDRILNVLPLAFDYGLYQLLMAMRLGATLVLERSFTYPAQILNRVQSEGVTVFPGVPTVYMTLLGMHARKPLCFPSVERVTNTAAALPADIVPRLREIFPNALIFRMYGLTECKRVCYLEPELIDVKPESVGKAIPGTEVFLLSEDGKPVPPGETGVLYVRGPHVMLGYLNRPDLSAEMLKPGKLPGERVLCTQDFFRMDAEGFLYFVGRSDDIIKSRGEKVSPIEVENCLHGIPGVREAAVVGVRDALMGEAIRAYLALEEGAALSDKEIKAHCLARLENFMVPKEVIFLPELPKTATGKIRKKELSREPL from the coding sequence ATGGATCACCGATACCAGAGATTATTGCACGACAGCCTGCTTGACTCAAGTACGCGCTTTCCTTCGAAAACCGCTTTGGTTGTGGAAGGAAAGCCATACCGCTACGACAATTTGAGGGAGCAAGCTTGTAACCTGGCCTCCTTCTTGTGTCGGGAAGGTTTACAACGCGGGGATCGCGTGGCCATCTACATGGATAATACCTGGCCCTGCGTCGTATCGATTTTCGCGATCCTGATGGCGGGCGGAACCTTCGTGGTGGTGAACCCGCAAACCAAACCCGATAAGCTGCGCTTCATCCTCAACGATTGCGGCGCCCGGTTCCTCTTCAGCGACGGGCACATCGCAACCGCTTTCGTCGAAGCCCTGGCGGACGCGCCTTCGATCCAATCGGTCATCGCTTCGGGAACCCTTCCGGCCGCATGCCCGCGCCCCTTGATCGCTTTCGATTCGGCTGTCGCTACGCCTGCCGGGAAGTTGCCGAGCCAGATCATCCCCCTGGATCTGGCCGCCCTCATCTATACCTCGGGCAGTACCGGCAATCCCAAGGGCGTGATGATGACCCACCAGGCCATGACATTCACCGCCGGGAGTCTAATAGAATATTTGCGCTTGCGCGACACCGATCGCATCCTGAACGTCCTGCCTCTCGCCTTCGACTACGGCCTCTACCAATTGCTGATGGCCATGCGCCTGGGCGCCACGCTCGTGCTGGAGCGTTCCTTCACCTATCCCGCCCAGATCCTGAACCGGGTGCAGTCCGAAGGGGTCACCGTCTTCCCCGGGGTGCCCACCGTCTACATGACCCTTTTGGGAATGCACGCGCGCAAGCCCCTTTGCTTCCCTTCGGTGGAGCGCGTCACCAACACGGCGGCGGCCCTGCCGGCCGACATCGTGCCGAGGTTGCGCGAGATCTTCCCCAATGCCCTCATCTTCCGCATGTACGGCCTTACCGAATGCAAGCGGGTGTGTTATCTGGAGCCCGAGTTGATCGACGTCAAGCCCGAATCGGTCGGGAAAGCCATCCCGGGCACGGAAGTCTTCCTGCTCTCCGAGGACGGCAAGCCCGTGCCGCCCGGCGAAACCGGCGTCCTGTACGTGCGCGGCCCCCACGTGATGCTCGGATACCTCAACCGTCCCGATCTATCCGCGGAGATGCTGAAACCGGGGAAGCTGCCGGGCGAACGCGTGCTTTGCACGCAGGATTTCTTCCGCATGGACGCGGAAGGCTTCCTCTACTTCGTGGGCCGCAGCGACGATATCATCAAGAGCCGCGGCGAGAAGGTGAGCCCCATCGAGGTGGAGAATTGCCTACACGGGATTCCCGGGGTGCGCGAGGCCGCCGTGGTGGGCGTCCGCGACGCGCTCATGGGCGAAGCCATCCGCGCCTACCTGGCCTTGGAAGAAGGCGCCGCGCTTTCCGACAAGGAGATCAAGGCCCATTGCCTGGCGCGCCTGGAGAATTTCATGGTACCCAAAGAAGTGATCTTCCTGCCGGAGTTGCCTAAAACCGCCACGGGGAAAATCCGCAAGAAGGAATTGTCCCGGGAGCCGCTATGA